The following coding sequences lie in one Capsicum annuum cultivar UCD-10X-F1 chromosome 5, UCD10Xv1.1, whole genome shotgun sequence genomic window:
- the LOC107871939 gene encoding uncharacterized protein At2g29880-like has translation MDSSSKHVENHLKTIRNTWISIQTLLNKSGLGWDDNLKMITANPKVYAVHIQAHPNHDKFINKKIKIFDEMSLVCGNDRARGDCAKSFEDIDFDSFYEKDNDNDLEGPSIEKDVQVTETSQIKANRKRKRSFEVQDVVGDISIKFGEVATAIGRMVDSHLDVAKLYEVVMAMEGYNEEFLGDAFDYLVQSNTLAKAFMVKN, from the exons ATGGATAGCTCATCTAAGCATGTGGAGAATCATCTTAAAACAATAAGAAATACTTGGATTTCAATCCAAACTCTACTAAATAAAAGTGGTCTTGGATGGGATGACAACTTGAAGATGATTACGGCAAATCCCAAAGTCTATGCGGTCCATATTC AGGCACATCCCAATCATGACAAGttcatcaacaaaaaaattaaaatatttgatgaaatgtctcttgTGTGTGGAAATGATCGGGCTAGGGGAGATTGTGCTAAATCATTTGAAGATAtagattttgatagtttttatgagaaagataatgataatgaccttgaaggaccatcCATCGAAAAGGATGTACAAGTAACCGAAACTTCTCAAATCAAGGCAAATCGCAAAAGAAAACGTTCTTTTGAGGTGCAAGATGTTGTAGGTGATATATCAATAAAGTTTGGAGAAGTTGCAACAGCAATTGGTAGAATGGTTGATAGTCATCTAGATGTGGCAAAGTTGTATGAAGTAGTTATGGCAATGGAAGGTTATAATGAAGAGTTCCTCGGTGATGCTTTTGATTATTTGGTGCAAAGCAACACTTTAGCTAAGGCATTCATggtcaaaaattaa